Genomic segment of Clostridiaceae bacterium:
AGTTGGATCAACAAGATTATCAGTATCAAGCAGGATATGTTTTCTGCATTATTTGGATATATAAGAGCACAGCTAATAATCATGGTAATTACTTTTACAGAATTATTGATCGGGTTTTCTATTATCAGAATAAATTATGTACTTCTTTTAGCCATAATAATCAGTATTTTGGATGCCCTTCCTATTTTAGGAACAGGGGGAGTGCTGATTCCCTGGGCAATATACCAGTTCTTGGTGGGAAACTATAAACTTGGTATCTCCCTTTTCATTCTTTATATAGTTATACTGATAGTTAGACAGCTCATTGAGCCAAAAATACTCGGAGATCAAATAGGTGTGTATCCTCTTCTTACCCTGGGATCAATGTATATTGGTATGAAGCTCTTGGGTTTTGCAGGACTTCTGCTGGGGCCGATCACTTTCTTGCTGCTTAAAAATATTTTTTCTGGAATGTTAAAAGGAAGAACTTTTAAAGAAACACTTTATGATAAAAAATAGGTATCTAATTAAAAAATAGACACTTAATTTTACTAAAGCTTATCTGATATTTCACCTTTTAATTCCTTGGTTAGTTTTTTTATAGCCTTTTTTTCTATTCTTGATACGTAGGATCTTGAAATTCCAAGCATCTTGGCAATCTCCCTCTGGGTCATTTCCACTCCGTTATTTAACCCATATCTTAATTCCAAGACAATTCTTTCTCTTTTTTTGAGAACAGATTTCATTTTTTCATAGAGTTTTTTAGTCTGTATCTGCATCTCCACTTTATCAATTACAGAGTCTGATTCATAGCTAAGTATATCGTTTAGTGTTATTTCGTTTCCTTCTTTATCCATTCCAATGGCATCCTGTAGAAATACCTCATTTTGTTTCTTTTTGTCAGCCCTTATATTCATAAGTATCTCATTCTCTATACATCTTGCCGCATAGGTAGCTAATCTGGTGCCTTTTTCATAATTATAAGTGGTGATAGCTTTAATTAAACCGATAGTCCCTATGGAGATTAAATCGTCTGAATCGTTTCCATAAGGGCTGTATTTCTTTACAACATGAGCTACAAGCCTAAGATTTCTTTCTATTAGTATATTTCTTGCTTCTTCACTTCCCTTTCTAAACTCACTGAGTAGCTTGCTTTCTTCTTCCGGTTCAAGAGGTTGCGGAAATGAATTAGGAGTTGCAAGGTATCCTAGCAGAAATATTACATCTTTAATAATTTCAAAAATAAACGAAAACAAGATGCATATCAAGATTAGGTACCTCCATGAAAGTCATACCTAATAATATGCATCTTACAAAAATGACGTGCTTGTACTAATTATTTAACT
This window contains:
- the sigK gene encoding RNA polymerase sporulation sigma factor SigK; translated protein: MICILFSFIFEIIKDVIFLLGYLATPNSFPQPLEPEEESKLLSEFRKGSEEARNILIERNLRLVAHVVKKYSPYGNDSDDLISIGTIGLIKAITTYNYEKGTRLATYAARCIENEILMNIRADKKKQNEVFLQDAIGMDKEGNEITLNDILSYESDSVIDKVEMQIQTKKLYEKMKSVLKKRERIVLELRYGLNNGVEMTQREIAKMLGISRSYVSRIEKKAIKKLTKELKGEISDKL